A window of the Desulfovibrio sp. genome harbors these coding sequences:
- a CDS encoding HNH endonuclease, whose product MKQRITIPQEIVAKVMLDSDRTCCVCCERGKKVQIHHVDENPANNDINNLSVLCFDCHDLTMVRGGFGRSLTKEQVLVFRENWYGRVKKRRDDCDQIAVSRQLGDMPKDYGNVLVLDIAMKRSDDFSVDLLSQNNIREYIENIPFMIDRAHAYAQPKFDTGITSEMMQGGYDIIDSLVNIIRVLCSFFPSVKNETESIERFIDGYVRSKFIWHHFAQEPHGPGTGGTIVGQLVAGSVISELKSMIVDIVGGICMWDDEFEFVDWRKRVIGR is encoded by the coding sequence ATGAAGCAACGTATTACAATTCCACAAGAAATTGTTGCAAAAGTAATGCTCGATAGCGACAGGACGTGTTGTGTTTGTTGTGAAAGAGGTAAAAAAGTACAGATTCACCATGTCGATGAAAATCCGGCTAATAACGATATTAATAATCTTTCAGTATTATGTTTTGATTGTCACGATCTAACAATGGTTCGCGGTGGATTTGGTCGATCCTTGACCAAAGAACAAGTTCTTGTTTTTCGGGAGAATTGGTATGGTCGCGTAAAGAAGAGAAGAGATGATTGTGACCAAATTGCTGTTTCTCGGCAACTCGGTGATATGCCAAAGGATTACGGCAATGTGTTGGTATTAGATATTGCTATGAAGAGAAGTGATGATTTTTCTGTTGATTTACTATCGCAGAATAACATTCGTGAATATATTGAAAACATTCCTTTTATGATTGATAGAGCACATGCCTATGCTCAGCCAAAGTTTGACACAGGAATTACATCGGAAATGATGCAGGGTGGATATGATATTATAGATTCTTTGGTTAATATTATTCGGGTATTATGCAGTTTTTTCCCATCTGTAAAAAATGAGACGGAGTCCATAGAACGTTTTATTGATGGATATGTTCGTTCAAAATTTATATGGCATCACTTTGCACAAGAACCACATGGCCCTGGTACTGGGGGAACAATTGTTGGACAGTTAGTAGCAGGAAGTGTTATTTCTGAATTGAAATCGATGATTGTTGATATTG